The following coding sequences are from one uncultured Devosia sp. window:
- a CDS encoding alpha-E domain-containing protein: MLGRTAQHLFWLSRYVERAENMARLLEVGYRMSLTSRREGGESEHLISMMQAAEIDEEWDKKERVADVETVTHFMLFDPSNPSSVQSCLMAARNNARTVRTAITSDMWETLNGAWLTFCQLKPRDVRGAKLVEVLEWIKQISHEFRGAFLGTLLRDDGFAFLQAGGLIERADNTARILDMKYYVLLPQAKMVGGELDIQQWTLILRAASAHRSYRHVYHGGYQAQNIADFLILRQEMPRSLIYCARFIETQVQALAQFYGCERECQAAAAELRGMVEGTTMETIFANGLHEFLTEFIERNNKLTTSLSESYNFY, from the coding sequence ATGCTTGGGCGCACTGCGCAGCACCTCTTCTGGCTTTCGCGCTATGTGGAGCGGGCGGAGAATATGGCCCGGCTGCTGGAGGTGGGTTATCGCATGAGCCTCACCAGCCGGCGCGAGGGGGGCGAGAGCGAGCATCTGATCTCGATGATGCAAGCCGCCGAGATCGACGAGGAATGGGACAAGAAGGAGCGTGTCGCCGATGTCGAGACGGTGACGCATTTCATGCTGTTCGATCCGAGCAATCCGAGCTCGGTGCAATCCTGCCTGATGGCGGCGCGCAACAATGCGCGCACGGTGCGGACGGCGATCACCAGCGACATGTGGGAGACGCTGAACGGCGCCTGGCTGACATTTTGCCAGCTCAAGCCGCGTGATGTGCGCGGGGCGAAGCTGGTGGAAGTGCTGGAATGGATCAAGCAGATCAGCCACGAATTCCGCGGGGCCTTCCTCGGCACGCTGTTGCGCGACGACGGCTTTGCGTTTCTGCAGGCGGGCGGATTGATCGAGCGGGCCGACAATACGGCGCGCATCCTCGACATGAAGTATTACGTGCTGCTGCCACAGGCGAAGATGGTGGGCGGGGAGCTCGATATCCAGCAATGGACGTTGATCCTGCGGGCGGCGTCTGCGCATCGCAGCTATCGCCATGTCTATCACGGCGGATATCAGGCGCAGAATATCGCCGACTTCCTGATCCTGCGGCAGGAGATGCCGCGCTCGCTGATCTATTGCGCGCGCTTCATCGAAACGCAGGTGCAGGCGCTGGCGCAGTTCTATGGCTGCGAACGCGAGTGCCAGGCGGCAGCCGCCGAATTGCGCGGCATGGTCGAGGGTACGACGATGGAGACCATTTTCGCCAATGGCCTGCATGAATTCCTGACGGAATTCATCGAGCGCAACAACAAGCTCACCACCAGCCTGTCGGAGAGCTACAACTTCTACTGA
- the blaOXA gene encoding class D beta-lactamase, producing MQRLLAVLALSLLALPAQAATLCTLVADARSGELLVEQGPGCDTPTTPASTFKIPLALMGFDSGFLTDTQTPALPFVAGYPDWGGDDWRQTTTPLRWMDYSVVWYSQQIARHLGAEQLTAYATAFDYGNADFSGDPGKDNGLERAWISSSLQVTPRQQLTFMTRFVTGQLPVSHHATETTLSILQRRQTTDGWSVIGKTGSAFPRNADYSLDRAHGWGWYVGLAQKDGQALVFVHLIQDEQREAASAGLRARDAFLAEWPEVMGQVGQ from the coding sequence ATGCAGCGTCTCCTTGCCGTCCTCGCCCTTTCGCTTTTAGCCCTCCCCGCCCAGGCCGCCACGCTCTGCACCCTGGTGGCCGATGCCCGCAGCGGCGAACTGCTGGTAGAGCAGGGCCCCGGCTGCGACACGCCCACCACGCCTGCTTCCACTTTCAAGATTCCCCTTGCGCTGATGGGCTTCGACTCCGGCTTTTTGACCGACACCCAGACCCCGGCTCTGCCCTTCGTGGCAGGCTATCCCGATTGGGGCGGCGACGACTGGCGCCAGACCACGACGCCCCTGCGCTGGATGGACTATTCCGTCGTCTGGTATTCGCAGCAGATCGCCAGGCACCTCGGCGCCGAACAGCTCACGGCCTATGCGACGGCCTTCGATTACGGCAATGCCGATTTCTCCGGCGATCCGGGCAAGGACAATGGCCTCGAACGCGCCTGGATCAGCTCCTCGCTGCAAGTGACACCGCGTCAGCAGCTCACCTTCATGACCCGCTTTGTCACCGGCCAATTGCCGGTCTCCCATCACGCGACCGAGACCACCTTGTCCATCCTGCAACGCCGCCAGACCACGGATGGCTGGTCCGTCATCGGCAAGACCGGCTCCGCCTTTCCCCGCAACGCCGACTACAGCCTCGACCGCGCCCACGGCTGGGGCTGGTATGTCGGCCTCGCCCAAAAGGACGGGCAGGCCCTGGTTTTCGTCCACCTGATCCAGGACGAGCAGCGCGAAGCCGCCTCGGCCGGCCTGCGCGCGAGAGATGCGTTTTTGGCCGAGTGGCCGGAGGTGATGGGGCAGGTCGGGCAGTAA
- a CDS encoding metalloregulator ArsR/SmtB family transcription factor, which yields MEQYQAQLNGIFQALADPTRRAVIGRLGRGPASVGDLAAPFEMALPSFMKHIHMLEETGLIRTSKAGRVRTCEVNTDRLAAVGGWLDEQRAIWEGRTDRLEQFVTEETAE from the coding sequence ATGGAACAGTATCAAGCGCAGCTCAATGGCATTTTTCAGGCGTTGGCCGATCCGACGCGACGAGCGGTGATCGGGCGGCTGGGGCGTGGGCCGGCCAGCGTGGGCGACCTTGCGGCGCCGTTCGAGATGGCCCTGCCGTCGTTCATGAAGCATATCCACATGCTGGAGGAGACAGGCCTGATCCGCACCAGCAAGGCGGGGCGCGTGCGCACCTGCGAAGTGAACACGGACAGGCTGGCGGCCGTGGGCGGCTGGCTGGATGAACAACGCGCGATCTGGGAAGGCCGGACCGACCGGCTGGAGCAGTTCGTCACAGAGGAGACGGCAGAATGA